A window of the Teredinibacter franksiae genome harbors these coding sequences:
- a CDS encoding M23 family metallopeptidase, which produces MSEQNLVQPINSMRCTAGYKDARYLRENGFSHYGCDYTDLARSNTRLYSLGTGNVLEAGPDVNTGNTIIIRYNNVKVQKSWGRLVAGSVISVVCRMWHLKSISIAKSQMVDKDTTIGFYGNTGGKSFGAHLHIEFDTDLICYAYSPTFRSGTNGGIIRGGTDSSVSPGALISTKTSPPDSQSSFDSNNGYCSRFDWNFVEVK; this is translated from the coding sequence ATGAGTGAACAAAATTTAGTTCAGCCGATTAATTCAATGCGCTGCACCGCTGGCTACAAGGATGCTAGGTATCTACGGGAAAACGGTTTTTCGCACTACGGCTGCGATTATACAGATCTAGCTAGGAGCAATACACGCCTCTACTCACTTGGCACGGGGAATGTATTGGAAGCTGGGCCAGATGTTAACACGGGAAACACAATAATCATTCGCTACAACAATGTTAAAGTGCAAAAATCATGGGGACGCTTAGTAGCAGGCAGTGTGATTAGTGTTGTTTGCCGCATGTGGCATTTAAAGAGCATCTCTATAGCCAAGTCTCAGATGGTCGATAAAGACACTACCATTGGTTTCTACGGGAACACCGGCGGCAAAAGCTTTGGCGCCCATCTACACATTGAATTTGATACGGACCTAATTTGTTACGCCTATTCGCCCACATTCCGCAGCGGAACCAACGGTGGAATTATTCGCGGGGGTACTGATTCCAGTGTTTCGCCAGGAGCCCTTATCAGCACTAAAACATCTCCCCCAGACAGTCAATCCAGTTTTGACAGCAATAATGGATACTGCTCCCGTTTTGATTGGAATTTTGTAGAAGTAAAGTGA